A genome region from Rhodanobacter thiooxydans includes the following:
- a CDS encoding APC family permease, with the protein MTQERAIRRDVGPFALMLTGLGSIIGSGWLFGAWRAAQIAGPGAIWAWVIGAAVILAIALTYAELGAMFPESGGMVRYGHYSHGSLVGFIAAWANWIAIVSVISVEAEASAQYMSSWKWQWAKDLYHQAPGGHGELSTNGLLIAAALVIVYFLLNFWSVKLFARSNTAITLFKLVIPALTAVLLMMTGFHPENFSVGIHGEVHSTDFASVLTAVAIAGIVFSFNGFQSPVNLAGEARNPGKSIPFAIVCSIALATVIYVLLQVSFIGAVPREMLANVGWHGIDFSSPFADLAIILGLQWLATLLFIDAVISPSGTGMTYTATTARMLYGMERNGTLPKILGTVHPKWGVPRAAMWVNLVVSFLFLFFFRGWGTLAAVISVATIISYLTGPVSVMTLRRTAPGLHRPLRLAGLPLLAGVAFVMSTELLYWARWPLTGEIILLMVVALPIYFYYQAKSGWHDFGRQLKGAWWLIAYLPTIAFVSWAGSTTFGGKGYLPYGWDLVVVAAIGLVFYLWGVRSGWRTPSVEAAELEAHAHPDAPLVPPDERAAEHITGH; encoded by the coding sequence ATGACCCAAGAACGCGCGATCCGCCGCGATGTCGGCCCGTTCGCCCTGATGCTCACCGGCCTGGGCTCGATCATCGGCTCGGGCTGGTTGTTCGGCGCCTGGCGCGCGGCGCAGATCGCCGGCCCCGGCGCGATCTGGGCGTGGGTGATCGGCGCGGCGGTGATCCTCGCCATCGCGCTGACCTACGCCGAGCTGGGCGCGATGTTCCCCGAATCCGGCGGCATGGTGCGCTACGGCCACTACTCGCACGGCTCGCTGGTGGGCTTCATTGCGGCGTGGGCGAACTGGATCGCGATCGTCTCGGTGATTTCGGTGGAAGCCGAGGCTTCGGCGCAGTACATGTCGTCGTGGAAGTGGCAATGGGCGAAAGACCTCTACCACCAGGCCCCCGGTGGCCACGGCGAGCTGAGCACCAATGGCCTGCTGATCGCCGCGGCGCTGGTGATCGTCTACTTCCTGCTGAACTTCTGGAGCGTGAAGCTGTTCGCGCGCTCGAACACCGCGATCACGCTGTTCAAGCTGGTGATTCCCGCGCTCACCGCGGTGCTGCTGATGATGACCGGTTTCCATCCGGAGAACTTCAGCGTCGGCATCCACGGCGAGGTGCATTCGACCGACTTCGCCTCGGTGCTCACCGCGGTGGCGATCGCCGGCATCGTGTTCAGCTTCAACGGTTTCCAGAGCCCGGTGAACCTCGCCGGCGAGGCGCGCAACCCGGGCAAGAGCATCCCGTTCGCGATCGTCTGCTCGATCGCGCTGGCCACGGTGATCTACGTGCTGCTGCAGGTGTCGTTCATCGGCGCGGTGCCGCGCGAAATGCTGGCGAACGTGGGCTGGCACGGCATCGACTTCAGCTCGCCGTTCGCGGATCTTGCGATCATCCTCGGCCTGCAGTGGCTGGCCACGCTGCTGTTCATCGACGCGGTGATCAGCCCCAGCGGTACCGGCATGACCTACACCGCCACCACCGCGCGCATGCTCTACGGCATGGAGCGCAACGGTACGCTGCCGAAGATCCTCGGCACTGTGCACCCAAAGTGGGGCGTGCCGCGCGCGGCGATGTGGGTGAACCTGGTGGTGTCGTTCCTGTTCCTGTTCTTCTTCCGCGGCTGGGGCACGCTGGCGGCGGTGATCTCGGTGGCCACGATCATTTCCTACCTCACCGGCCCGGTCAGCGTAATGACCCTGCGCCGCACCGCGCCCGGCCTGCACCGCCCGCTGCGCCTGGCCGGCCTGCCGCTGCTGGCGGGCGTCGCCTTCGTGATGTCCACCGAGCTGCTGTACTGGGCGCGCTGGCCGCTGACCGGCGAGATCATCCTGCTGATGGTCGTGGCGCTGCCGATCTACTTCTACTACCAGGCGAAGAGCGGCTGGCACGACTTCGGTCGCCAGCTGAAGGGCGCCTGGTGGCTGATCGCTTACCTGCCGACGATCGCCTTCGTCTCCTGGGCCGGCAGCACCACCTTCGGCGGCAAGGGCTACCTGCCCTACGGCTGGGACCTGGTGGTAGTAGCGGCGATCGGTCTGGTGTTCTACCTGTGGGGTGTGCGCTCGGGCTGGCGCACGCCGTCGGTGGAGGCGGCCGAGCTGGAGGCGCACGCCCATCCGGACGCACCACTGGTACCGCCGGACGAACGGGCCGCCGAGCACATTACCGGGCATTGA
- a CDS encoding DEAD/DEAH box helicase family protein, which translates to MSVADNPMALAAALTRRAEQLCIGLEQGIADIYELVTPVTAELLRWWFGEDACQSRTFNFHPGQRQAILNVIVAHEVLASPNLKNLYEQVCADALLEGTRLTDVAQGKHGHPKYCLKMATGTGKTWVLQALLVWQLLNKTAALDEGRDDPRFTRRFLIVAPGLIVYERLLDAFLGKESEDKNRDFASSDIASYAELFAPPARRERIAQFVRGNVCTKTEIGLKATGNGMIAITNWHLLSEAEEEIEQDEGGRIDSPGMVADASRVAYDVLPLVPGRATGNSLDVLDRRWARGNVLSYLADLSELMVFNDEAHHIHELKKEGETTEVEWQKSLSIIAAGKGRRFVQMDFSATPYNDVGSGKKKSKKYFPHIVVDFDLKDAMRLGLVKSLVLDKRKELGALPLEFKAERDVDGNVQLSEGQRVMLRAGLQKLRKLEADFARLDPDRHPKMLVVCEDTSVTPLVARFLLDEGLHDEDVLTVDSGRKAELGEKDWAPLRQRLFSVDRHAQPRVIVSVLMLREGFDVNNICVIVPLRSSQAQILLEQTIGRGLRLMWRDPEYADIKRENRERINHGEEPGSLIDILSIVEHPAFQSFYDELMAAGLVGTTGDDEGSSTGDLIAAELREGYETYDFAIPFILREADESVEHLPIDAAALQPFTLMSRAKLAELLGKGDTFTSQDLQSSTLFGDYRVDGAAMNVSGYNELLSRLTRRVSQALNHPLPKGNKVSPHLDRPYLQMNTAALATALDDYIRERLFSESFEPFEDEGWRLLLLQPVIEHIVRIFGLALHRSEEHTTTGATEVRHRHLSEVTKLMVRESASLEVSKCIYTRLPYPTRSGGLERAFIEWAQADASVEAFCKISENRHDFVRLRYIKGDGMSALYIPDFLVRTTDAIYLVETKAQQQVSHPNVQRKLKAATTWCERINALEPEQRGGRSWYYALVGESLFHDWREKGARLGELLAFSRARAAPTAQSQGGLALGD; encoded by the coding sequence ATGAGCGTCGCCGACAACCCGATGGCGCTCGCCGCCGCCCTTACCCGCCGCGCCGAGCAGCTGTGTATCGGCCTGGAGCAGGGCATCGCCGACATCTACGAGCTGGTGACCCCGGTAACCGCCGAACTGCTGCGCTGGTGGTTCGGCGAGGACGCGTGCCAGTCGCGCACGTTCAATTTCCATCCGGGTCAGCGCCAGGCGATCCTCAACGTGATCGTGGCGCACGAGGTGCTGGCCAGCCCGAACCTGAAGAACCTGTACGAGCAGGTGTGCGCCGATGCGCTGCTGGAAGGCACGCGGCTGACCGACGTGGCGCAGGGCAAGCACGGCCACCCGAAGTACTGCCTGAAGATGGCCACCGGCACCGGCAAGACCTGGGTGCTGCAGGCGCTGCTGGTGTGGCAGCTGCTGAACAAGACCGCGGCGCTGGACGAGGGCCGCGACGATCCGCGTTTCACCCGCCGCTTCCTGATCGTGGCGCCGGGACTGATCGTGTACGAGCGGTTGCTGGATGCGTTCCTCGGCAAGGAGAGCGAGGACAAGAACCGCGACTTCGCCAGCTCCGACATCGCCAGCTACGCCGAGCTGTTCGCCCCGCCGGCACGGCGCGAGCGCATCGCGCAGTTCGTGCGGGGTAACGTCTGCACCAAGACCGAGATCGGGCTGAAGGCCACCGGCAACGGCATGATCGCGATCACCAACTGGCACCTGCTCAGCGAGGCCGAAGAGGAGATCGAACAGGACGAGGGCGGACGGATCGACTCACCCGGCATGGTCGCCGATGCTTCGCGCGTCGCTTACGACGTATTGCCGCTGGTGCCCGGCCGTGCCACCGGCAACAGTCTCGACGTGCTGGACCGGCGCTGGGCGCGCGGCAACGTGCTCAGCTACCTCGCCGACCTGTCCGAGCTGATGGTGTTCAACGACGAAGCGCATCACATCCACGAACTGAAGAAGGAAGGCGAGACTACCGAGGTCGAGTGGCAGAAGAGCCTGTCGATCATCGCCGCGGGCAAGGGCCGCCGCTTCGTGCAGATGGATTTCTCAGCCACGCCGTACAACGACGTGGGCAGCGGCAAGAAGAAGAGCAAGAAGTACTTCCCGCACATCGTGGTCGATTTCGACCTGAAGGACGCCATGCGGCTGGGCCTGGTGAAGTCGCTGGTGCTGGACAAGCGCAAGGAACTCGGTGCCCTGCCGCTGGAGTTCAAGGCCGAGCGCGATGTCGACGGCAACGTGCAGTTGTCCGAGGGCCAGCGCGTGATGCTGCGCGCCGGCCTGCAGAAGCTGCGCAAGCTGGAGGCGGATTTCGCCCGGCTCGACCCCGACCGCCACCCGAAGATGCTGGTGGTGTGCGAGGACACCTCAGTGACGCCGCTGGTGGCGCGGTTCCTGCTCGACGAAGGACTGCACGACGAGGACGTGCTCACCGTCGATTCGGGCCGGAAGGCCGAACTGGGCGAGAAGGACTGGGCGCCCCTGCGCCAGCGCTTGTTCAGCGTGGACCGGCACGCGCAGCCGCGGGTGATCGTCAGCGTGCTGATGTTGCGCGAGGGTTTCGACGTCAACAACATCTGCGTGATCGTGCCGCTGCGTTCCAGCCAGGCGCAGATCCTGCTGGAGCAGACCATCGGCCGCGGCCTGCGGCTGATGTGGCGCGACCCGGAATATGCCGACATCAAGCGCGAGAACCGCGAGCGGATCAACCACGGCGAGGAGCCGGGGTCGCTGATCGACATTCTCTCGATCGTCGAACATCCGGCGTTCCAGAGTTTCTACGACGAGCTGATGGCCGCAGGCCTGGTCGGCACCACCGGTGACGATGAAGGCAGCAGCACCGGTGACCTGATCGCCGCCGAACTCCGCGAAGGCTACGAAACGTACGACTTCGCGATCCCGTTCATCCTGCGCGAGGCGGACGAGAGCGTCGAGCACCTGCCGATCGACGCCGCCGCGCTGCAGCCGTTCACCTTGATGAGCCGCGCGAAGCTGGCCGAACTGCTCGGCAAGGGCGACACCTTCACCTCGCAGGACCTGCAGAGCAGCACCTTGTTTGGCGACTACCGCGTCGATGGCGCAGCGATGAACGTCAGCGGCTACAACGAGCTGCTGTCGCGGCTGACCCGGCGGGTCAGCCAGGCGCTGAACCACCCGCTGCCGAAGGGCAACAAGGTTTCCCCCCACCTGGATCGCCCGTATCTGCAGATGAATACCGCGGCGCTGGCCACCGCGCTGGACGACTACATCCGCGAGCGGCTGTTCAGCGAATCCTTCGAGCCTTTCGAGGACGAGGGCTGGCGGCTGTTGCTGCTGCAGCCGGTGATCGAGCACATCGTGAGGATCTTCGGCCTTGCTCTTCATCGCTCCGAAGAACACACCACCACTGGAGCGACGGAAGTACGTCATCGTCACCTGTCCGAAGTGACGAAGCTGATGGTGCGCGAGAGCGCCTCGCTGGAAGTGTCCAAGTGCATCTACACGCGGCTGCCCTACCCCACCCGCAGCGGCGGACTGGAACGGGCGTTCATCGAATGGGCGCAGGCCGATGCCAGCGTGGAGGCGTTCTGCAAGATCAGCGAGAACCGGCACGACTTCGTGCGCCTGCGTTACATCAAGGGCGACGGCATGTCGGCGCTGTACATCCCCGACTTCCTGGTGCGCACGACCGACGCGATCTACCTGGTCGAGACCAAGGCGCAGCAGCAGGTCAGCCACCCGAACGTGCAGCGCAAGCTGAAGGCCGCGACCACCTGGTGCGAGCGAATCAATGCGCTGGAGCCGGAGCAACGCGGCGGGCGCAGCTGGTATTACGCACTGGTCGGCGAATCGCTGTTCCACGACTGGCGCGAGAAAGGCGCCCGACTGGGCGAGTTGCTGGCGTTCTCACGGGCCCGCGCGGCACCCACGGCGCAGTCGCAGGGCGGCCTGGCGCTGGGAGACTGA
- a CDS encoding site-specific DNA-methyltransferase yields MPKSLLEQLPEIVARGRQQAEKILESLEGRHRISLQTREWVLPSKDTRDSDWIAAANRQAHLGEEGATDWTNRLIYGDNLLAMAALLAGDEHTPSLRGKVDLIYIDPPFDSKADYRTKVSLPGGPSRPSMASGALGLLPIVELEQRPTAMEQFAYSDTWSGGTASYLEMITPRLILMRELLSDSGSMYAHLDWHVGHYVKVVMDEIFGKDFFANEIVWQRTGAHNDSNRFGNIHDILFFYGKTNSRSFFQTHTPYDEEYIQERFRNAEEETGRRYWLNTATAAGPGPARFFNGELRSPPPGTHWRYSQETIDELINKGKIVFSKTGMPYVKQYLDESPGRPVQSVWTDIKMTKSGAERLNYATQKPEALLERIIRSSCPEGGLIADFNGGSGTTAAVAEKLGRRWITTDLGKPACMIMRKRLIDQGAKPFLYQAIGDYQVEAAKSAMGRSFRVGDLSGIVLSLYGALPLPPEDNPLRNLGAVVFAGKKTLVLVDSPNKLTGDATLRKAIAQRDHLLGGWDRVVVLGWNFDPSIGRSITALNDARLEVLVIPPDLLDRLRKKGGIEKLRGQVRFSSLQYLTIKPVRRVPSPPTPLPEGEGRQEQLRVTLDNYVLLSPEAINLDDDNRKKLLKVANAEPLALIEYWAVDPDYDGAVFRSVWQDYRGNTANDDDPLRVVTNAEFSVPRKAGERRVCVRVVDVFGFEAEVVQVVAEPKA; encoded by the coding sequence GTGCCCAAGTCGCTGCTGGAACAGCTCCCCGAGATCGTCGCCCGCGGGCGGCAGCAGGCCGAGAAGATCCTGGAGAGCCTGGAAGGGCGGCACCGGATCAGCCTGCAGACGCGCGAATGGGTGCTGCCGTCGAAGGACACGCGCGACAGCGACTGGATCGCCGCGGCGAACCGGCAAGCGCACCTGGGCGAGGAAGGCGCGACCGACTGGACCAACCGGCTGATCTACGGCGACAACCTGCTGGCGATGGCCGCATTGCTGGCCGGTGACGAACACACGCCCAGCCTGCGCGGCAAAGTGGACCTGATCTACATCGATCCGCCGTTCGATTCGAAGGCCGACTACCGCACCAAGGTTTCGCTGCCTGGCGGCCCCTCTCGGCCATCCATGGCCTCCGGGGCACTCGGGCTCCTGCCCATCGTGGAGCTGGAGCAGCGGCCCACGGCCATGGAGCAATTTGCCTATTCCGACACTTGGTCCGGAGGCACTGCGTCATACTTGGAGATGATTACGCCGCGGTTGATCCTGATGCGGGAACTGCTGAGCGATAGTGGGTCCATGTATGCGCATCTGGACTGGCATGTAGGACATTACGTCAAGGTGGTGATGGACGAAATTTTTGGCAAGGATTTTTTTGCCAATGAAATTGTATGGCAACGGACTGGGGCCCATAACGACTCCAATAGATTTGGCAACATCCACGACATCCTGTTCTTCTACGGGAAAACCAATTCCCGATCTTTTTTCCAAACGCATACTCCGTACGACGAGGAGTACATACAAGAGCGTTTCAGGAATGCCGAAGAAGAAACTGGTCGGCGCTATTGGCTCAATACTGCGACAGCTGCCGGCCCTGGGCCTGCTCGTTTCTTCAATGGGGAGCTCAGAAGTCCTCCGCCGGGAACCCATTGGCGGTACAGCCAGGAAACCATTGACGAGTTAATCAATAAGGGAAAGATCGTCTTTTCCAAAACCGGGATGCCTTACGTCAAGCAATATCTGGACGAAAGTCCCGGAAGACCTGTCCAGTCGGTATGGACAGACATAAAAATGACGAAGTCCGGCGCGGAAAGGCTGAACTACGCGACACAAAAGCCTGAAGCCTTGTTGGAACGAATTATCCGCAGCTCTTGCCCAGAAGGCGGCCTCATCGCCGACTTCAACGGCGGCTCCGGCACCACCGCCGCCGTGGCCGAAAAACTCGGCCGCCGCTGGATCACCACCGACCTCGGCAAGCCGGCCTGCATGATCATGCGTAAGCGGCTGATCGATCAGGGCGCCAAGCCATTCCTGTACCAGGCGATCGGCGACTACCAGGTCGAGGCGGCGAAGAGCGCGATGGGGCGCAGCTTCCGCGTCGGCGACCTGTCCGGCATCGTGCTGTCGCTGTACGGCGCGCTGCCGCTACCGCCGGAGGACAACCCGCTACGCAACCTCGGTGCGGTGGTGTTCGCGGGCAAGAAGACGCTGGTGCTGGTCGATTCGCCGAACAAGCTCACCGGCGACGCCACCCTGCGCAAGGCGATCGCCCAGCGCGACCACCTGCTCGGCGGCTGGGACCGGGTGGTGGTGCTGGGCTGGAACTTCGATCCGTCGATCGGCCGGAGCATCACTGCGCTGAACGATGCGCGACTGGAAGTGCTGGTGATCCCGCCCGACCTGCTCGACCGCCTGCGCAAGAAGGGCGGCATCGAGAAACTGCGTGGGCAGGTGCGCTTCTCCAGCCTGCAATACCTCACGATCAAGCCGGTGCGGCGCGTACCCTCACCCCCAACCCCTCTCCCGGAGGGAGAGGGGAGACAAGAACAGCTGCGGGTCACGCTGGACAACTATGTGCTGCTCTCGCCCGAGGCGATCAACCTCGACGACGACAACCGCAAGAAGCTGCTCAAGGTGGCCAACGCCGAACCGCTGGCGCTGATCGAATACTGGGCGGTGGACCCGGATTACGACGGCGCGGTGTTCCGTTCGGTCTGGCAGGACTACCGCGGCAATACCGCCAATGACGACGACCCGCTGCGCGTAGTGACCAACGCCGAGTTCAGCGTGCCGCGCAAGGCCGGCGAACGCCGGGTGTGCGTGCGCGTGGTCGACGTGTTCGGCTTCGAGGCTGAAGTGGTGCAGGTGGTGGCGGAGCCGAAGGCATGA
- a CDS encoding L-serine ammonia-lyase, with product MAVSVFDLFKIGIGPSSSHTVGPMRAAARFTEHWLEEKGVLDRVARMRAELYGSLAMTGRGHGTDKAVLLGFEGQHPDTVDPDQIPATLERIRGTSRVRLLGKHEIAFDEKADLVFNKRQKLPFHTNGMRFSAYDANGNELASRDYYSVGGGFVVNTDEAAEDRIVADTTAQPYPFSSGGEMLALCKQHGLTIAQLMMANESVWRTEAETRAGLLTVWKAMADCVTRGLRSPGTLPGGLHVARRAPAMAEELRNQPEAALKDPLTILDWVNLYALAVNEENAAGGRVVTAPTNGAAGIVPAVGHYYLRFCPKADDEGIINYLLTAAAIGILYKENASISGAEVGCQGEVGVACSMAAGGLTAALGGNVMQVENAAEIGMEHNLGLTCDPIGGLVQIPCIERNAMGSVKAINASRMALKSDGKHRVSLDKVIKTMRDTGRDMKDKYKETSRGGLAVNVIEC from the coding sequence ATGGCCGTCAGCGTATTCGACCTGTTCAAGATCGGCATCGGACCGTCCTCCTCGCATACGGTGGGGCCGATGCGCGCCGCCGCGCGCTTCACCGAGCACTGGCTGGAGGAGAAGGGCGTGCTTGACCGCGTCGCCCGCATGCGCGCCGAGCTGTACGGTTCGCTGGCGATGACCGGCCGCGGCCATGGCACCGACAAAGCGGTGTTGTTGGGCTTCGAGGGCCAGCATCCCGACACCGTCGACCCGGACCAGATCCCCGCCACGCTGGAGCGCATTCGCGGCACGAGCCGCGTCCGTCTGCTCGGCAAGCACGAGATCGCGTTCGACGAGAAGGCCGACCTGGTCTTCAACAAGCGCCAGAAGCTGCCGTTCCACACCAATGGCATGCGTTTTTCCGCCTACGACGCCAACGGCAACGAGCTGGCCAGCCGCGACTACTACTCGGTCGGTGGCGGCTTCGTGGTCAATACCGACGAGGCGGCCGAAGACCGCATCGTCGCCGACACCACCGCGCAGCCCTACCCGTTTTCCAGCGGCGGCGAGATGCTGGCGCTGTGCAAGCAGCACGGCCTGACCATCGCCCAGCTGATGATGGCGAACGAAAGCGTGTGGCGCACGGAGGCGGAAACCCGTGCCGGCCTGCTGACCGTCTGGAAGGCCATGGCCGATTGCGTCACCCGCGGCCTGCGCTCGCCCGGTACCCTGCCCGGCGGCCTGCATGTGGCGCGTCGCGCGCCGGCGATGGCCGAGGAACTGCGCAACCAGCCTGAGGCCGCGCTGAAGGACCCGCTGACCATCCTCGACTGGGTGAACCTCTACGCGCTGGCGGTGAACGAGGAAAACGCCGCCGGCGGCCGCGTGGTCACCGCGCCCACCAACGGCGCCGCCGGTATCGTACCGGCGGTCGGCCACTACTACCTGCGCTTCTGCCCGAAGGCAGACGACGAAGGCATCATCAATTACCTGCTCACCGCCGCCGCCATCGGCATCCTGTACAAGGAAAACGCCTCGATCTCCGGTGCCGAAGTGGGTTGCCAGGGCGAAGTCGGCGTGGCCTGCTCGATGGCCGCCGGCGGCCTCACCGCCGCGCTCGGCGGCAACGTGATGCAGGTCGAGAACGCCGCGGAGATCGGCATGGAACACAACCTCGGTCTCACCTGCGACCCGATCGGCGGCCTGGTGCAGATCCCCTGCATCGAACGCAACGCGATGGGCTCGGTCAAGGCGATCAACGCCAGCCGCATGGCGCTCAAGAGCGACGGCAAGCACCGCGTCAGCCTCGACAAGGTGATCAAGACCATGCGCGACACCGGCCGCGACATGAAGGACAAGTACAAGGAAACGAGCCGCGGCGGCCTCGCGGTCAACGTGATCGAGTGCTGA
- a CDS encoding glutaredoxin family protein, whose product MSDLILYQRDYCHLCDLALAVMAEAQAPDFDSVWVDDARELEQRYGTRVPVLRDVRDGRELDWPFDTAAVAAFLRVAR is encoded by the coding sequence ATGTCCGACCTGATCCTGTACCAGCGTGACTACTGCCACTTGTGCGACCTCGCGCTGGCCGTGATGGCCGAGGCGCAGGCACCGGATTTCGACAGCGTATGGGTGGACGATGCGCGGGAACTGGAGCAGCGCTACGGCACCCGCGTGCCGGTGCTGCGCGACGTGCGCGACGGCCGCGAACTGGACTGGCCGTTCGATACGGCGGCGGTGGCCGCGTTCCTGCGGGTGGCCAGATAG
- a CDS encoding DUF4337 domain-containing protein produces the protein MSEEFEVRGVHENHLDEAAEREPHGMAGRMAVITAILATMGAMFSYMAGSTQADAALLKNDAAIRKTEAANQWNYYQAKGNKQNLSELGMELSSDARKPFFAAEMKRYEAQKAEIKLAADKLEQASAALDEKSEAQMHRHHRWAQATMLLQIGIAMAAIALLTRKQWLGRLVLVMGGLGLVVGTLAYFGI, from the coding sequence ATGTCAGAAGAATTCGAAGTCCGCGGCGTGCACGAGAACCACCTGGACGAAGCCGCCGAACGCGAGCCCCACGGCATGGCCGGCCGGATGGCAGTGATCACCGCCATCCTGGCCACCATGGGCGCGATGTTCTCGTACATGGCGGGCAGCACCCAGGCCGACGCCGCCCTGCTCAAGAACGATGCCGCCATCAGGAAAACCGAGGCGGCCAACCAGTGGAACTACTACCAGGCGAAGGGCAACAAGCAGAACCTGAGCGAACTAGGCATGGAACTGTCCAGCGATGCGCGCAAGCCGTTCTTCGCGGCCGAAATGAAGCGCTACGAAGCGCAGAAGGCCGAGATCAAGCTCGCCGCCGACAAGCTCGAACAGGCTTCGGCCGCGCTCGACGAAAAGAGCGAGGCGCAGATGCACCGCCATCACCGGTGGGCACAGGCCACCATGCTGCTGCAGATCGGCATCGCCATGGCCGCGATCGCGCTGCTCACCCGCAAGCAGTGGCTGGGCCGGCTGGTGCTCGTGATGGGTGGTCTCGGCCTCGTCGTCGGGACGCTGGCATATTTCGGCATCTGA
- a CDS encoding GTP-binding protein: MARGTLWLRLRGWLGPGRHVTAPPPRGSTGPTQVADSLHALLDDPTIPAAVRGELAGDFARIEAMLDRLERGELHVAVFGRVSTGKSALGNALLGREAFAVGVLHGTTTDAEHVPLDEAQHDGLVLIDTPGINELDGEARERLAFEVAEVSDLVVFVCDGDLTREELDALKTLAATQRPLLLALNKADRYGRDELDSLLQHLRLRVAGLVRAEDVLAVAAHPAAQRVVEVDARGHEQVREQPRTPDVAALRERLLAIAAREGKTLSAINAGLYAGRLTDQVSARIAQTRQAVAAKLIRHYCLAKGVAVALNPIPVADLLAAAGLDAAMVVQLSRVYGLPLTRAESGRLVAVISAQLAALMGAIWGMQLVASALKGMSAGLSVVVTAAAQGALGWYATVLIGRAAERYLIAGKSWGEAGAKRAVADIVASLDRDSILREAREEILRRLRNPGATR; this comes from the coding sequence GTGGCGCGCGGCACGCTGTGGCTACGCCTGCGCGGCTGGCTCGGCCCCGGCCGCCACGTGACCGCGCCGCCGCCCCGCGGCAGCACCGGCCCGACCCAGGTAGCCGACAGCCTGCACGCGCTGCTGGACGACCCGACCATTCCGGCCGCAGTGCGCGGCGAGCTGGCCGGCGACTTCGCCCGCATCGAGGCCATGCTGGACCGGCTCGAACGCGGCGAGCTGCACGTTGCCGTGTTCGGTCGCGTCTCCACCGGCAAGTCGGCGCTGGGCAATGCGCTGCTCGGCCGCGAGGCGTTCGCGGTAGGTGTGCTCCATGGCACCACCACCGACGCCGAGCATGTGCCGCTCGACGAGGCGCAGCACGACGGCCTGGTGCTGATCGACACGCCCGGCATCAACGAGCTGGACGGCGAAGCGCGCGAGCGACTGGCGTTCGAGGTGGCCGAGGTCAGCGACCTGGTGGTGTTCGTCTGCGACGGCGACCTTACCCGCGAGGAACTGGACGCGCTGAAAACGCTCGCCGCCACCCAGCGACCGCTGCTGCTCGCCCTGAACAAAGCCGACCGCTACGGCCGCGATGAACTGGACAGCCTGCTGCAACACCTGCGCCTGCGCGTGGCTGGACTGGTGCGCGCGGAAGACGTGCTGGCTGTGGCCGCGCATCCGGCTGCGCAGCGCGTGGTCGAGGTCGACGCACGTGGGCACGAACAGGTTCGCGAGCAACCGCGCACACCTGACGTCGCCGCCCTGCGCGAACGCCTGCTGGCGATCGCCGCGCGCGAGGGCAAGACGCTCTCGGCGATCAACGCCGGCCTTTACGCCGGCCGGCTCACCGACCAGGTCAGCGCGCGCATCGCGCAGACCCGGCAGGCGGTGGCAGCGAAACTGATCCGCCACTACTGCCTGGCCAAGGGCGTGGCGGTGGCGCTGAACCCCATCCCGGTAGCCGACCTGCTCGCTGCCGCCGGGCTCGATGCGGCAATGGTGGTGCAGCTGTCGCGCGTGTACGGCCTGCCGCTGACCCGCGCCGAATCCGGCCGGCTGGTGGCGGTGATCTCGGCGCAGCTGGCCGCGTTGATGGGTGCGATCTGGGGCATGCAGCTGGTCGCTTCCGCACTGAAAGGCATGAGCGCCGGCCTCTCCGTCGTGGTCACCGCCGCGGCGCAGGGCGCGCTGGGCTGGTACGCCACCGTGCTGATCGGTCGCGCCGCCGAACGCTACCTGATCGCCGGCAAATCCTGGGGCGAAGCCGGCGCCAAACGCGCCGTCGCCGACATCGTGGCCAGCCTCGATCGCGACTCGATCCTGCGCGAGGCGCGCGAGGAAATCCTGCGCCGGCTCAGGAACCCCGGCGCCACCCGCTGA
- a CDS encoding YceI family protein, whose protein sequence is MKRLATLLLALALPGLVAATDYTVQPASSTLGFSNTFQGESFNGHFGQWTAAISYDPANLAASKFDVEVTLASVKTGDKDRDGALPGSDFFDVAKFPKAHFVTTGFRQSGGKVIADGTLTLHGITKPVSLDVTFKPQGSGATLDVAGTVKRLDFNVGTGDYTDTSVIGGEVKVTAHLQLAAK, encoded by the coding sequence ATGAAACGCCTTGCCACCCTGCTGCTGGCGCTCGCCCTGCCCGGGCTCGTTGCAGCCACCGACTACACCGTACAGCCGGCGTCCAGCACGCTCGGCTTCAGCAACACCTTCCAGGGCGAGTCGTTCAACGGCCACTTCGGCCAGTGGACCGCCGCGATCAGCTATGACCCGGCCAATCTCGCCGCGTCGAAGTTCGACGTGGAAGTGACCCTGGCCAGCGTGAAGACCGGCGACAAGGACCGCGACGGGGCGCTGCCCGGTTCGGACTTCTTCGATGTGGCGAAATTTCCCAAGGCGCACTTCGTCACCACCGGCTTCCGCCAGAGCGGCGGCAAGGTGATCGCCGACGGCACGCTCACCCTGCACGGCATAACCAAGCCGGTGAGCCTCGACGTGACGTTCAAGCCGCAGGGCAGCGGCGCCACGCTGGACGTGGCCGGCACCGTGAAGCGGCTGGATTTCAACGTGGGTACCGGCGATTACACCGACACCTCGGTGATCGGCGGCGAGGTGAAGGTCACCGCGCACCTGCAGCTGGCTGCGAAGTAA